GTCCGGGAAGATGGAACGATCATCAGCTACTTTCAGTTCGCCACGGGGCCGCCGATGGAACCGATCATGGTCGAGATCGAAATGCCGGACGGGACGACCGGAATGGCGGGAATGAGCCCCTTCGTCATGACGATGCCCGACCGGCCCATCCTCCGTCTCGCCGACAACGGCACGCGAATGGCCCACCTCCAGGTCTCCATGGAGGGTCCCGATGCCGGGACCTACGAGATCTTCATGGAGGACGTGTTTGATGGACCGCTTTTCACGCGGAGGTATCCCTTCGAAGTGATTTCCATCACCGAGGCCATGCGCGACAGCATCGTGGAGGCCCGGGCTTCCACGGCGCCCGATGACAACATGGGGCAGCTTCTTCGCGCGAATGCGATCCTTCCCCCGATGATGCCGCCCATCGTGGGCATCGTGCATGGTTCCGACGACCGGCTCTGGATCCGGCTTTCGGACAAAGGCGATGAACGGCCCTACCTGATCCTCGATCCGATGGGCGAGCCCGAAGGAAGATTGAGCCTCCCGACGAACGCGCGGATTGCGGTGGCAGACGACTCCCACATCTGGGTCATCGAAGAGGACGTATTCGAAGTGGAGAGCCTCGTGCGGTATCGGCTCCTTCCCGAGGATCCCTGAGGGGGGGTGCGACTGTCTCGCACCCTGGAGTCCATCCGCTCAACCCTCCTCGATTCTGTATTGCACGGCCCAGGGCACGCCGAACTCGTCGGGAATCGCGGCCCAGAATCGATCTCCGCGATGCCACGCGACTCGCGCCTCGTCCGGAAGGTCGATCAATCCCCTGGCGCGCCCTTTCGCGTCCAGAACGATCCATCGCTGAGGTTCCCCCGGGCGGATCGAAAGGCGTAGCCAGACCGATCCGTCCTGGGCGACCCAGGGATAGGAGAGGGGGAGCTGGAACTCCGGAAAGTCCATGGCGCCGCGGAGGGCATGGGCGATCGCTTCCCAGTTCGAAGGAGGAGGAGGGGCATCCGCCCCCACAAAAAAGGGAACGAATCCGCCTTCCTCACCTCGAGCCGCGCGCGCCGCAATCGAGTCCAAGTCGGGTCCCGTGTATGGTGCCGGCCGGTAGTGGAGGATGTTGCTGAAGAGGGTATCGGCCGCCGTCCCGATCCTCGTGACGCGAACGATTCCTTCTCCCGAAGTCGGCGCGAGCGGTGTTTCCACCGACAGGTACCCATCCTCCCGTGCCTCCCACCAGGGGAGAGTCGTCGGTGGATTCGGGACGAAGAACTGCCGCCCGCCCACGTCGATGGTCCCCGCGTTGGCGGACTCCTCCGAAGGGGGCCGCCACATTCGCGGGGGCGGACGTCCGGACCAGCCGATCGTGTCCGTCACGGTCCCGGTCACGTCGAAGAGGACGAAGGGGACGGGAATGCTGTCTGTGGGAAGGACCCCTGACGGGGAGGCATTCCGGGTGTAGGTGATCCTTCCGAGGTACCCGGTGAATTGCCCGTCGGGACGCATGGCCCAGGGGATGACGCCGCCCACACCAGTCGGAAGATGCACGGAGACGCCGTCCGTTCGTCCCGTGGCCAGGACCCTCCCGCGCCGATCGAAGTGGGTCATGCGGCTGCCGCGCCCTTCCACGGTCCAGACGGTATCTCCGTGGACGCCGAAACGGGGCGCCGCCGTGAACTCACCCGGACCCTCGCCGCGGCGTCCAATGCGACGGATGATGGCCCCCGCGGGGTCGAAGACCCGGATCTCGGGGACGCTCGCCTCCACGACGTAGAGGTTGCCGTCCCGGTCCACGTCCATCGCGCTGATCCGTGAGAAGCCGGCACCGGGATCGTCGAGGTCGCCGATGCGAAGTTCCTCGATGGCGACGAGGCGGGGGAGGTCATCCAGGTGGATGACGGCCCCGGGAGCCGGAGCCGAGCAGCCCGCGCCGGCGATCGCAAAGATTCCCAGGGTGGCGGCGCGCTTCGATCCCTTCATGGCTTGCCTCCCTTCGCCTCGCCTGCGCCGCCTTTCCGCCTCTCGAAGAGGAAGTAAAGCGCCGGCGTCGTGGTGAGGACAAAAAGCGTTGAAGAGAGAAGCCCGCCGATGAGGGCGTAAGTCAGTGCATTCCAGATCCGGGCATCGGCGGCCGGCATGAACAGCACCAAGGGGAGGAGCCCGAGGACGGTCGTCGCCGTCGTCATGAGGATGGGGCGCACCCGCTCGAGGGTCGCCTGCACAATCGCCTGGCCGAGGGGGAGCTCGCCGCGCTCGGCTCTCACCCGGTTGATGTGATCCACGAGGAGGATGGCGTTGTTCACGACGATCCCTCCCATCATGATAACGCCGATGTAGGCCTCTCTGGTGAAGCTCGTCCCCACAAAGAAGAAGATCAGAAATACGCCGATCAGCGCCATCGGCACCGCGAGAAGCACGACGAGGGGCTGGCGGATGGACTCGAAGAGGGCCGCCGTCACCATGAAGATCAGCCCGAGCGCCACGAAGAGCACCACCATCATCTGCTGTCGCTGGGTGGTCGAGATCAGAAAAGTGCTCGTGTCGCGGAGCGAATAACCCGCCGGAAGGACGGTCGCCTCGAGTGCCTGGTCGCGCACCAGGTCTCCGAGGAGCCGGGGGCCCTGGAACTCGTAGCTGACCGAGCGCTCGTACTGCTGGTCTTCGCGCCGGATG
The Gemmatimonadota bacterium DNA segment above includes these coding regions:
- a CDS encoding 6-bladed beta-propeller, translated to MKGSKRAATLGIFAIAGAGCSAPAPGAVIHLDDLPRLVAIEELRIGDLDDPGAGFSRISAMDVDRDGNLYVVEASVPEIRVFDPAGAIIRRIGRRGEGPGEFTAAPRFGVHGDTVWTVEGRGSRMTHFDRRGRVLATGRTDGVSVHLPTGVGGVIPWAMRPDGQFTGYLGRITYTRNASPSGVLPTDSIPVPFVLFDVTGTVTDTIGWSGRPPPRMWRPPSEESANAGTIDVGGRQFFVPNPPTTLPWWEAREDGYLSVETPLAPTSGEGIVRVTRIGTAADTLFSNILHYRPAPYTGPDLDSIAARAARGEEGGFVPFFVGADAPPPPSNWEAIAHALRGAMDFPEFQLPLSYPWVAQDGSVWLRLSIRPGEPQRWIVLDAKGRARGLIDLPDEARVAWHRGDRFWAAIPDEFGVPWAVQYRIEEG